CCGCTTTACCCGCGACATTACCTTGTCGGGCATTAGCTTCAAGTATCCTGAGGCTGAAGAGAAAGCGCTCGACCAGTTACAGCTACAGATCCAGAAAAACCAGTGTATTGCCTTTGTTGGTACCACCGGCTCGGGCAAAACTACCCTCGTGGATATCATTACGGGTTTGCTGCAACCGGGTGCAGGGAGCATCAAAGTTGATGGGGTACCGCTGGATGCCGGCAACCGCCGCGCGTGGCAAAACTTGATTGGCTATGTGCCACAAGAAGTGGCCCTGTACGATGATACCGTTGCCCGAAACATCGCGTTTGGATCAGCTGATGAGGATATCGATATGGAGCGTGTTGCAACAGTTTGCCGTATTGCAAATATCGATTCCTTTATC
The Bacteroidota bacterium DNA segment above includes these coding regions:
- a CDS encoding ATP-binding cassette domain-containing protein; amino-acid sequence: RFTRDITLSGISFKYPEAEEKALDQLQLQIQKNQCIAFVGTTGSGKTTLVDIITGLLQPGAGSIKVDGVPLDAGNRRAWQNLIGYVPQEVALYDDTVARNIAFGSADEDIDMERVATVCRIANIDSFIAGELPEGYHTRVGERGVRLSGGQRQRLGLARALYKQPEVLVLDEATSALDGITEEAVMAGITAAIAGVTTIMIAHRLDTVKACDTIYMLENGRIASHGTYAELIQKNAVFRRMSRIEPRFEFSKA